The Haloarcula sp. CBA1127 genomic interval AAACCGTATCTGGCGACGATGCCGGAAGGGTTCGCGGCGGACCTCATCATCGTCGAGTGGCTCGAGTTCCTGGTCCAGCACTCGGGCTACCGTGAGACGGCTCGCGCTATCGACTACTACGAGACTATCGACTGGATTGACGAGTCGGTCGCGGACCAACTCAAGGAGTACCTTCGCGGCTTCAACGACGTGAACGACACCGGGGATGGGCTGTCTATCGACCACCACACGGAGAGCCTGCACTACATCTCACAGCTTGACAGTGACAGCGGCGCTGACGCCGTTGCGCTCTCGAAACTGGTGGGGGGTGGTTCCGATGGGATTCAGCGTTAGCGGCTCGGCAGCCATCATTTTCGTGGCCGCGTTCATCGGCTTCGGGATGTTCTACTCCGCGACCGCGAACAGCTTCGAGCGCGTCAACGACGCCCGCGAGGACCAGCGCGATCAGCTTCTCGATCAGCAAAACACCGATATCTCGCTTGTGTCGGCGACGTGGAACGCGAGCGGCAGCGAGAATCTTGTCGTAACCGTCGACAACACCGGTTCCGAGACGCTGTCGGTCGACGCGACTGACCTGCTGGTCGACAACGACTACCGGACAGGCTATGGCACGATTGTCGACGGTGACGGTTCGACGGACATCTGGGCGTCACAGGAGCGATTAGAGATTACCGTCACCTCGCTCAGTAGCCAGCCCGACCGGGTGAAAGTTGTCACCGAGAACGGGATCGCCGAAACGATGGTGGTGAGCTAACATGGCGAGCGTCTCCGTCTCACATCTGATCCTGTTCATCGCGTCAATGGCCATCGCCGCAAGCGTGGCCGGCGTCTTTACGAGCAGTATCGGCGAACTGAGCAACGCTGTCTCGGAACAAGGGCTGGACGTGAGCAGCGACGTCCGGACCGACGTCGAAATCATCTCCGACAGCGGCAGCAACACCATCTACGATAACGGCGCCGAAACGATCACTATTCACGTCAAAAACACTGGTTCGGAGACGTTAGCTCCGGTCCCCGGGCAGATAGATGTGTTCGTTGACGGGACGTTTGCCAGTGATTATACAGTGACGCTGGAGCCAAACGGTGGTAACAGCTGGCGGCCGGGTGGGGTCGTCCGCATCGACATCAATGACAACCTCAGCGGTGGGGATCACCGTCTCAAGCTGATTGTCAACGGCGACGAGGAGGTGTTCGAGTTCAACACATGAGTATCGCAAGTACTGACCTATTCTCGCTCGGACTGGACGATCACGACCGGCTGAACAAGGAACTGGGCGGCGGTATCCCACCCGGTAGCATCATCCTCGTCGAGGGTGACTACGGCGCCGGCAAATCCGCCATGAGCCAGCGGTTCACCTACGGCCTCTGTGAAGAGGGTCACGAAGTGACGTACCTCTCGACGGAGCTGACCGTCGGCAGCTTCCTCGACCAGATGCACTCGCTGTCGTATGACATGGTCGACCACATCCTCGACGAAGACGTGCTGTTCCTGCACGCCGACATCGGCGAATCGAACGCCCTCACCGGCGGCGACGAACAGACCGACCGGAAGGAACTCCTCAAGCGACTGATGGAGGCCGAGGTGATGTGGGACGCCGACGTCGTCGTCATCGATACCTTCGACGCGATCCTCAGGAACGACCCCAAGTTCGAAGCCCTCGTCCGGCAAAACGAGGAGCGACAGGCAGCTCTGGAGGTCATCTCCTACTTCCGGGATGTTATCTCACAGGGCAAGTGCATCATGCTCACCGTCGACCCGTCGACGCTTGACGAGGAGGCTATCGGCCCGTTCCGGGCCATCGCCGACGTGTTCATCGAACTGGAGATGATCGAGGTCGGGAACGACGTGCGCCGGCAGATCAACGTTCTCCGATTCGCCGGCATGGGCGAACAGGTCGGTGACACCATCGGGTTCTCGGTCCGCTCGGGAACCGGCATCGTCATCGAATCACGCAGTGTCGCCTAAAGGTGAGCTAAGATATGACAGACCACGGACGTGCGAAACCGTCGGACGAACTTCGACAGATGGCAGCGCGGCGGCCCCACCTGCGGGACCACCTGAAGAAGTTCAAACAGATTACCGGTGAGTTCCCGATGCTCATCGACGAGGCCGACGACGAGTACGAGACGAATCGGCCGAACGTCCTCTACCCGGTCGGTGGCCCCATCTTCTGTCATATCTACGGCGACGTGGGCCAAGACATGAAGTACTACGCCATCGAGCCCGAACTCGATGAGGATGAGCGGACCGTCTTCGGGAAGGTCCGGAACCGGCTGCTCCAGCGTAGCGTCAACAAGCCCGCGCCCGAAAACGAGGCCCAGTTCGACGACCGTATCGAGGAACTCCTGCAGGAGACCACGAAGGTCCGGGACGAGGACAGCGAAAACGGCGTGCTCACGCGTCTGTCGAATCTCACCGACGTGAGTAGCGTCGAAGTCACACAGGAGACATACGAGAACATCCTCTACCGGCTGAACCGCGACATCGTCGGTCTCGGCCCGCTCGAACCGGTCATGCGCGACCCGGCCAACGAGGATATTCACGTCATCGGCCGCAGCGAATGCCACGTCGACCACGGGGTCTACGGGATGCTCGAAACGACAGTCGAGTGGCAGAGCGAGGAAGCCTTCGACCAGTGGCTCCGCAATATGGGCGAGCGGATGGGCGACCCGGTCTCCGACTCGGACCCTATCGTCGACTCGACGCTCCCGGACGGGTCGCGTCTGAACCTCATCTACTCCGATGACGTGAGCCTGAAGGGTCCCTCGCTCACGATTCGTCAGGGCGACGACGTTCCGCTGTCTGTCTTCCAGATTACCAAGTGGATGACGCTGTCACCGCAACTGGCCGCGTATCTCTGGCTCTGTCTGGAGAACGAGCAGACGGTGTTCGTGGTCGGTGAGACGGCGTCCGGGAAGACGACGACGCTGAACGCGATCACTTCGTTCATTCCCGACGACGCAAAGATCTACACCGCAGAGGACACCGCCGAGGTGCTTCCCCCGCATAACACCTGGCAGCAACTCCTCACTCGTGAGGGCGAAGACGAGGGCACCAGCATCGATATGTTCGACTTGGTTGCCGCCGCGCTACGTTCTCGCCCCGACTACATCATCGTGGGTGAGGTTCGTGGTGAGGAGGGGCGGATGGCGTTCCAGGCCGCACAGACCGGCCACCCGGTGATGCTGACCTTCCACGCGAGCGACATCGTTTCGATGATTCAGCGCTTCACCGGTGAACCGATCAACGTCCCCGAGACGTTCATGGACGTGGCCGACGTGGCGCTGTTCCAGAACCGCGTCAAGCAGGGCGACCAAGTCCTTCGCCGCGTGACGAGCGTTCAGGAAATCGAGGGCTACTCCAAGGAAATGGACGGTGTCGTCACCCGGCAGGTGTTCAATTGGGACCCCGTCGAGGACGAGATCATCTTCCAGGGGATGAACAACTCCTTCGTCCTCGAAGAGCAGATCGCGACCCTGCTCGGCTACGAGGATACGCGTGACATCTACGACGACCTCGAGTTCCGTGCGAACCTCATCGAGCGAGCCATGCAGGAGGGAATTCTGGGATATCACGAGGTCAACGATTTCATCTCGGACTTCCAGCGCGACGGTGTCGAAGGTATTCCGTTCAATATGGCCAGGCCCGACTAACAATGTCACAGGGTGAAGCCGAGAGCAATATCGACCTGACGATATCCGAGACAATCCAGTCGCTCCTTGAGTCATACCGCCAGATGACGATCCCGCTGGAACGGTATCTCTTTCTCATCCTGCTGCCAGCTGTCGCCTTTTTCATTATCTCGACGGTCGTTGCCTTGGTGCTGGATCAGCCCTTCGCAGTCCGAGCCCCGATTCCCCTGCTCGGGTTTCTGGTGATGGCGTCGGCGATTTTCTACCCCAAGATCCTCCTGAGCCAGCGCAAGCGCGAACTCAACAACCGGTTTCACCTGCTTATTACGCACATGACCGTGCTGGCGACGACGAAGATCGACCGGATGGAGGTGTTCCGAACGCTGGCCGAGGAAGACGAGTACGGCGAACTCGCGATGGAAATGCACCGAATCGTCCAGCTCGTCGACACCTGGAACCTGAGCCTTGACGACGCCTGTCGTCGCCGCGCCAAACAGGTCCCGAGCCGCGCCGTTTCTGACTTCTTCGACCGCCTCGCGTACACGCTCGGGGCCGGACAGGGACTCGACGACTACCTCCTGACCGAACAGGAGCAGATCATCCAGCACTACTCGACGGTGTACAAGAGTTCGCTCGACAGCCTCGAGGTGATGAAGGACCTCTACCTGTCGATGATTCTGTCGATGACGTTCGCGCTGGTGTTCGCCGTCGTCCTTCCGGTGCTGACCGGGACGAACCCGACGATGACCGTCAGCGCCGTTATCGTGATGTTCGTCTTTGTCCAGACCGGCTTCTACCTCGCCATCCGTTCGATGGCCCCGTACGACCCGGTGTGGTTCCACCCGGTCGAGTACCCGTCGCCGATTGAGTCGAAGCTCAACAAATCGATGGTCGCCGGCGTGGGGCTGTCAATGCTGCTCGTATTCATCACCCTAGGCGGGATGCTCGGTATCTCGCCGATTACGCTGAACGACCTCTTTTTCATGTTCGACGAAGTGCCGCTGCCGCTGTACGCCGCCGCGCCGATTACGCCGATGCTCATCCCCGGCATCGCCTTCCGGCAGGAAGAACAGCGCATCAAGGACCGGGACTCGGAGTTCCCGAACTTCATCCGCGCGCTCGGTGCGACTGAAGGCGCGAAGCAGTCTACCACCGGTGCGGTGCTTCGCACCCTCCGAAAAAAGGACTTCGGTGCGCTCTCGCCAAACATCGATAACCTCTACAAACGGCTGAATATGCGGATCGAACCGACCTCCGCCTGGCGTTTTTTCACCGCGGACTGTCGCTCCTATCTCATCCAGACCTTCTCCGAGATGTACCTCATCGGCCGCGAGATGGGTGGGTCGCCAAAGCAACTGGGCGAGCTTATCTCCGAGAACATGAATCAGGTGCTGCAACTCCGCCAGAAGCGCAAGCAGGCGGCGACAACGCTCGTCGGCCTTCTCTATGGGATGACCGCCGCATCAACCTTCGCCTTCTTTATCGGCCTGCAGGTCGTCAATATCCTCGCTGATATGTCGCTCAACCTGAGCACTGGGAGCCGGCTTGACGCTGCCTCGCTTATCAACACCAGCGTCTACAACATCCCGCTCATCGAGTTCCTGCTTATCATTATTATCATGTTCGGCGCGATGCTGTCGTCCCTGATGATCCGGACCGTCGACGGCGGTCACAACGCCAACACCTACATGCACTTCGTCATTCTCACGTGGATCGGCGCTATTACCGGGACGTTCACGAAGTGGCTGGTGTCGCAGTTCCTCGCCATCTAGTACCTTTTTACTGCGTCGGGTGTCCTCGCGCGCTCTTCGAGCGCGCTGTGGACACCTCTCCTTGCAAAAATCTACGCTAAAAACGACCTCCGAGTCGCGGCCACGGCCGCGCTCGGAGTGAAACCGCTCGCTCCGCTCGCGGTACATCACAACAGTATCAGCACAGCCCTCGGCAGACCTGCCCTTCCCTGGGTCGTGGCACGGAGGCCACTCCCGGCCCACAGCACCGCAGTCCCGCGACAGCTACCCCTCGAAGCCGTCTTCCCAGCGGAACACGCCGTCTTGCTGGATGACTTCGCCGTCGACTTCGAGCCGCGACCCCTCGCCCATCGTCGTGATGAGGTCCTCGTGGACGGCGCTGTCGTTGCCGGATTCACCCTCGGGAAGGCAGGCGTCGTACGCGCGTCCGAGCGCGAGGTGGACTGTCCCGCCCATCTTCTCGTCGAAGAGGATATTGTCGGTGACGCGGTCGACGCCGCGGTTCATCCCGATACCGAGCTCGCCCAGCTGGCGGGAGCCACTGTCGGTCCCGATAATTTCGTCGATGACTGCCTCGCCCTGTTCAGCCGACCAGTCGACGATGACGCCGTCTTTGAACGTCAACTCGACGTTTTTGATGCGGCGACCCTGTATTGTCATCGGGACATCGAACGTGACGACGCCGGCGGTGTCGTAGGGTGCGGTGAACACTTCGCCGGAGGGGAGGTTGTGCGAGTCGTAGGCCACGCTGGCGGCGGAGTTGACAGCGATACGGCCATCGATGAACAGCGTGATGTCCGTGCCGTCCCCGACGATACGGACCTTTTCGCCGTCGTCGAGAATCTCCTTCAGCCGGGCTTGTTCTTCCGCCAGCGCCTCCCAGTCCCGTAGCGTTGCGTCGTAGACGAAGTCCTGATAGGTGTCGTAGGCCATTCCGGCCTGCTGGGCCATCGCCCGCGTCGGGTGCTGGGTCGATACCCAGTCGGTGTCCAGCCGAGCCTCCCTGATTTCCTGTCGAGCCGTCGAGTACGCCTGCCGCTGGTCGCTGTCCACGTCGGCCGTCTCGGTAGTATTCCGCGACCCTTTCAGGAACAGCACGCTGTCGGCTCGCTCGTACAGCGCCAGTTCGTACTCGGGGTTCTCGGTGAAGGACCCGTCGTGGGCTTGCAGGTAGGCCCGCGTGAGTTCGTCGGACTGGTACGTCGACAGGAGGTTCGCGCCGCGGTCGCCCAACTGCTCGGCCACGGCGACTGCGAGGTCGTGGGCACCGTCCTCAACGGCCAGTACCACGTCGTCGCCCGCGTCAATGCGAGCGCTCCAGTCAACAAGAATCCGGGCGTGTTCGCGTATGCGGTCGTCCATATTCTCATCAGGTGTGGCCGGGACAAAACGGCGGTGGTCCCCGAATTGTCACGGCTGAGGTGAGTGTTTTCCGTGGATTTTTTGCGTTCCAGCGCTGGAATATCCGGTGCAGTACGGGACAGGACTCGTGGCGATTCTCCCACGGTCGCCTCCGAGACAGCCGATTGGCGACGGCGTCAGGACTGACGACGGCACGGGTGGTGTTCGTGCCACGCTTTTCTGTCGAACCGCAACCCCTACCTGTTCGGTCGGCGACTCCTCGGTATGGAACTTGGCGTCATCGGACTCGGACGCATGGGCCGCATCGTCGTCGACCGCGTACTCGAAGCCGGCCACGAAGTCGTTGTCTTCGACATCGACGAGGAGAGCGTCGCTGACGCGGCAGACGCCGGCGCTCGACCGGCATCGTCTATCGCGGACCTCGCGGGGAAACTCGGCTCGGAGAAACGGATCTGGCTGATGGTCCCGGCCGGGGACCCGGTCGACGCCGCGCTGGACGAACTGGCTCCGACACTCGACAGCGATGACATCGTGGTTGACGGCGGCAATTCCTACTTCGAGGACTCGGTTCGCCGCGCCGAGTCCACCGACGCGGCCTACCTCGACTGTGGCACGTCCGGCGGCCCCGCCGGTGCAGAGCTAGGCTTCTCGTTGATGGTCGGCGGCCCGCAGTGGGCCTACGACGAACTTGTCCCTGTCTATGATGCCGTTGCGACCGGACCGGACGGCCACGACCGGATGGGGCCGGCGGGCTCCGGGCATTACGTCAAAATGGTTCACAACGGCGTCGAGTACGCACTGATGCAGACCTACGGCGAAGGCTTCGAACTGCTGGCAAACGGCCGGTACGATCTTGACCTCGAATCGGTTGCCAACACCTGGAACAACGGGGCCGTCATCCGCTCGTGGCTGCTGGAGCTCTGCGAGGAGGCGTTCCGCGAGGAAGGCAACGACCTCGGCGACGTGGCTGACCGAGTGGAGGGTGGGTCGACCGGTACCTGGACCGTACAGGAAGCGCTCGAACAGGAAGTTCCAGTGCCGCTCATCTACCAGTCGCTGGCCGAGCGGTTCGGTTCGCGGGCTGACGACGGTCGCTTCGCGCGCCGCCTCGCCAGCCGACTCCGATACGGCTTCGGTCGCCACGAGGTCCCACGACGGGAGTGAGTTTGCTACCGTGGCGCTTCAGGATTCGCTTGCCGGAGCAGTACTTTTTGCGAGCACTGTTGTCTGGTCGTCTCCGTGCCAGACCAGGCTGACTTCGGCTCCGCCCTCGACGCTAACGCTTGACTGATCGCCGACAGTCACCTCGCCATCGTCATCGTTCCACCCCACTGTTGCTCCGTCTGTCACTTCGATAGTGAGTTGCTCCGCGTTGATCGTATCACCGCCGTCGTGCGTCACGACAGTCACTACGCCGTCTGGTGTCTGCTCGTACTCGAACGAGAACGAGGCCTGTGGGGCCACAGCTACGTCGCCCCCACCGCTACCCATGCCTAACACGAAGGACGCAACTACCGCCGCGACGATGACGACAATTGGAATCAGGATGAGTAGGACAGCCATACCGACACCCAGTCCGACGAGTACTTTCCCAGCGGTACCGAGATTGTTCCACGAATCTTTTAGTCCCATACACTCCCTCATTAATTGAGGTTACTAAACACTGTGGAAATTAATTGCTCCCGTCGAGCACACAGCCATCTGATGGCCGGGCCGCTCGCGGGTGGCTGCGGGTGAAACAACAGCTAATTAAACCAGTATTCCATAGCCGTGCACATGGTAGAACTCGTTGGACTCGCCGCCGGGGCCACGCTCACCCTGATAGTGGTCGCGCTCCACTACGCCAAAGGGACCGGTTGGGAGGCACCGGAAGATATCTCCCAGGAGGTCCTCGAGCAGCGGGCCGCGACAGTCCCCGAGACTGACTTTGCGGAGCCGTACAACCGCTCTATCGGTGGTGGCGGTGCCGTAGCGATTCCGGCTGGTGAGGCCGAAGGCGAACTTGGCGAAGGTGAAGCGGTCGAGGAAGAAGACGAAGGCTTCGACCCCGACGACATCGCCGACGACGAGGTCGAGTACTACGAAATCGAATTCGCCAAGGAAGGCGAGACAATCGAGGTCGCCAACAACGAGACGATTCTCGACGCCGGCGAAGAGGAAGGCTGGGACCTTCCCTACGCCTGCCGCGAGGGCCAGTGTATCTCCTGTGCCGGCCACATCGAGGACGGCCCGGCGACGGACCACATTCGCCACAGCAACAACGACTCGCTGATGGACGACGACATGGAAGAGGGGTACTGCCTGACCTGTGTCGCGTACCCGACCAGCGAGTTCACGATTGAGACCGGCGAGTCGCCCTGAGCAGCTGGTTCGGCGGGTCGATTCGATGTTTCTCATTCGATTATGTCCACTGAGGTGAACAGAGAGCGTGTCCGGCAGCACAAAGAGCGGCTTCTCAGCCGCTACGACGCAGTGAACCAGTGCGACGTCGATGAGGTGGTCTCCGACGAACTATTCGACTATCTCCGGGCGGTTGTCGCGGACGGGTATGTCGGCAGTGGCTACGTCTGGGTCGTCCGGACGCCCGTCCAGGCAGTCGAGCTATCGGATTCGATGGGTCCGACCGACCAGGCCGATGCGGAGAGGGTCCTGCTGATCCTCCATCGCGGAAACACAACGTGGACCGTCCCCGGTGGCGGAGTGGAATCCGGCGAATCCTTCGACGCCGCTGCTGTTCGTGAGGTGCGTGAGGAGACGGCTATCGAGTGTGACATCCAGGACTGTTTTCGCATCGAGCACTGGCGGACCGAAGCCGACAGCTACGACGAGCGACTCCACTCGCTCCGGGCGTACTTCGATGGCCACTATGCGGATGGGAGCATCTCGATTCAACCGAGCGAACTGAACGGTGCGGCCTGGGTGGAAACCCGGCCCAGAGCAGTCGATGAATCACTGGAACGGCGCGTGGACGAGTGGTTCGATGGGTAACTATCGGCTCAGACTGTTCTGGTCCCCAGTAGTCGAACGCACCCACGGCGGGGTCCGCCAGTCGGTTCACAATAGTTAAGAGCGGCTGTCGAAAAAGCTGTAGCGAGGGGCGGCTAGTTCAGCGGACAGAACGCCTGGTTCCGGACCAGATGGTCGGGGGTTCAAATCCCTCGCCGCCCGTGCAACGAACCTGCCGAGCGACAGCGAGGCCGTGAGTGAACCGGCAGCGAGGATTTGAATCAGAGAGTGGAGCGAAGCGGAACGACCGTGGTTCAAATCCCTCGCCGCCCGCTATTCTGCGAGGAACGGACGTGACGAGCGAATAGCAGTACAAGAGCGGTTTGAACCCGGGGAGTCGCAGCGACCGAGCGAAGCGAGGGCGACCGTCTCCACTCGGTTCAAATCCCTCGCCGCCCGCTTTTTGCGACCCACTGATAGACCACGTGTCTTGTTCTACGGTCCCGGACATCGACAGGACTGCACGGGAATCGCCGCAACGTCCTTGGGGTTCCGACACAAGGTACGAGTGTATGCGTGTGCTCGTTGTGGGTGCGACCGGATTCATCGGACAGCGACTGGTTCGTGCCCTGGACGACGCAGGCCACGACGTGGTGGCGTTCTCTCGGAGCGCAACCGAGGAATCTTTTCCCGATGGGGTCGAGCCGTTCGAGGGTGACCTCGGCGATCCAGACTCCCTTGATGGTCTCTGTGACGATATCGACGTTGCGTACTACCTCATCCACTCGCTCACCTCCGAGAACTTCGCTGAGCTAGACCGTCGCTACGCTCGTCGGTTCGCTGACTCGGCGTCAGCTGCGGGTGTCGACCGTGTCGTCTATCTCAGCGGCATCAGTGGTGACGAGGAGAACCTCTCGCCACATCTGGCGTCGCGGCGCGAAGTCGAATCAGTACTGGCGGAGGGGTCGTTCGACCTCACAGTGCTCCGGGCGGCGGTCATCATCGGCCCGGAGAGCGCGAGCTTCCGAATCGTCGACGACTTGACCGACCGCCTA includes:
- a CDS encoding flagellin, with translation MGFSVSGSAAIIFVAAFIGFGMFYSATANSFERVNDAREDQRDQLLDQQNTDISLVSATWNASGSENLVVTVDNTGSETLSVDATDLLVDNDYRTGYGTIVDGDGSTDIWASQERLEITVTSLSSQPDRVKVVTENGIAETMVVS
- a CDS encoding ATPase domain-containing protein, which translates into the protein MSIASTDLFSLGLDDHDRLNKELGGGIPPGSIILVEGDYGAGKSAMSQRFTYGLCEEGHEVTYLSTELTVGSFLDQMHSLSYDMVDHILDEDVLFLHADIGESNALTGGDEQTDRKELLKRLMEAEVMWDADVVVIDTFDAILRNDPKFEALVRQNEERQAALEVISYFRDVISQGKCIMLTVDPSTLDEEAIGPFRAIADVFIELEMIEVGNDVRRQINVLRFAGMGEQVGDTIGFSVRSGTGIVIESRSVA
- a CDS encoding NAD(P)H-binding protein, which translates into the protein MRVLVVGATGFIGQRLVRALDDAGHDVVAFSRSATEESFPDGVEPFEGDLGDPDSLDGLCDDIDVAYYLIHSLTSENFAELDRRYARRFADSASAAGVDRVVYLSGISGDEENLSPHLASRREVESVLAEGSFDLTVLRAAVIIGPESASFRIVDDLTDRLPLMLVPKWVRTPCQPIGVDDAISYLVELLDADETRGETYDIGGPSVWSYESLLKLTAMEKGKRVFIVPVPVMTPGLSSHWLRFTTDVQYAIARPLAESMRNPVTVDPVMDLQDAVPIDQTPIKDAVRKALAAA
- a CDS encoding type IV pilin, translating into MGLKDSWNNLGTAGKVLVGLGVGMAVLLILIPIVVIVAAVVASFVLGMGSGGGDVAVAPQASFSFEYEQTPDGVVTVVTHDGGDTINAEQLTIEVTDGATVGWNDDDGEVTVGDQSSVSVEGGAEVSLVWHGDDQTTVLAKSTAPASES
- a CDS encoding CARDB domain-containing protein gives rise to the protein MASVSVSHLILFIASMAIAASVAGVFTSSIGELSNAVSEQGLDVSSDVRTDVEIISDSGSNTIYDNGAETITIHVKNTGSETLAPVPGQIDVFVDGTFASDYTVTLEPNGGNSWRPGGVVRIDINDNLSGGDHRLKLIVNGDEEVFEFNT
- the gnd gene encoding phosphogluconate dehydrogenase (NAD(+)-dependent, decarboxylating) is translated as MELGVIGLGRMGRIVVDRVLEAGHEVVVFDIDEESVADAADAGARPASSIADLAGKLGSEKRIWLMVPAGDPVDAALDELAPTLDSDDIVVDGGNSYFEDSVRRAESTDAAYLDCGTSGGPAGAELGFSLMVGGPQWAYDELVPVYDAVATGPDGHDRMGPAGSGHYVKMVHNGVEYALMQTYGEGFELLANGRYDLDLESVANTWNNGAVIRSWLLELCEEAFREEGNDLGDVADRVEGGSTGTWTVQEALEQEVPVPLIYQSLAERFGSRADDGRFARRLASRLRYGFGRHEVPRRE
- a CDS encoding NUDIX hydrolase yields the protein MSTEVNRERVRQHKERLLSRYDAVNQCDVDEVVSDELFDYLRAVVADGYVGSGYVWVVRTPVQAVELSDSMGPTDQADAERVLLILHRGNTTWTVPGGGVESGESFDAAAVREVREETAIECDIQDCFRIEHWRTEADSYDERLHSLRAYFDGHYADGSISIQPSELNGAAWVETRPRAVDESLERRVDEWFDG
- a CDS encoding 2Fe-2S iron-sulfur cluster-binding protein, producing MVELVGLAAGATLTLIVVALHYAKGTGWEAPEDISQEVLEQRAATVPETDFAEPYNRSIGGGGAVAIPAGEAEGELGEGEAVEEEDEGFDPDDIADDEVEYYEIEFAKEGETIEVANNETILDAGEEEGWDLPYACREGQCISCAGHIEDGPATDHIRHSNNDSLMDDDMEEGYCLTCVAYPTSEFTIETGESP
- a CDS encoding aminopeptidase, which encodes MDDRIREHARILVDWSARIDAGDDVVLAVEDGAHDLAVAVAEQLGDRGANLLSTYQSDELTRAYLQAHDGSFTENPEYELALYERADSVLFLKGSRNTTETADVDSDQRQAYSTARQEIREARLDTDWVSTQHPTRAMAQQAGMAYDTYQDFVYDATLRDWEALAEEQARLKEILDDGEKVRIVGDGTDITLFIDGRIAVNSAASVAYDSHNLPSGEVFTAPYDTAGVVTFDVPMTIQGRRIKNVELTFKDGVIVDWSAEQGEAVIDEIIGTDSGSRQLGELGIGMNRGVDRVTDNILFDEKMGGTVHLALGRAYDACLPEGESGNDSAVHEDLITTMGEGSRLEVDGEVIQQDGVFRWEDGFEG
- a CDS encoding type II/IV secretion system ATPase subunit, giving the protein MTDHGRAKPSDELRQMAARRPHLRDHLKKFKQITGEFPMLIDEADDEYETNRPNVLYPVGGPIFCHIYGDVGQDMKYYAIEPELDEDERTVFGKVRNRLLQRSVNKPAPENEAQFDDRIEELLQETTKVRDEDSENGVLTRLSNLTDVSSVEVTQETYENILYRLNRDIVGLGPLEPVMRDPANEDIHVIGRSECHVDHGVYGMLETTVEWQSEEAFDQWLRNMGERMGDPVSDSDPIVDSTLPDGSRLNLIYSDDVSLKGPSLTIRQGDDVPLSVFQITKWMTLSPQLAAYLWLCLENEQTVFVVGETASGKTTTLNAITSFIPDDAKIYTAEDTAEVLPPHNTWQQLLTREGEDEGTSIDMFDLVAAALRSRPDYIIVGEVRGEEGRMAFQAAQTGHPVMLTFHASDIVSMIQRFTGEPINVPETFMDVADVALFQNRVKQGDQVLRRVTSVQEIEGYSKEMDGVVTRQVFNWDPVEDEIIFQGMNNSFVLEEQIATLLGYEDTRDIYDDLEFRANLIERAMQEGILGYHEVNDFISDFQRDGVEGIPFNMARPD
- the flaJ gene encoding archaellar assembly protein FlaJ; its protein translation is MSQGEAESNIDLTISETIQSLLESYRQMTIPLERYLFLILLPAVAFFIISTVVALVLDQPFAVRAPIPLLGFLVMASAIFYPKILLSQRKRELNNRFHLLITHMTVLATTKIDRMEVFRTLAEEDEYGELAMEMHRIVQLVDTWNLSLDDACRRRAKQVPSRAVSDFFDRLAYTLGAGQGLDDYLLTEQEQIIQHYSTVYKSSLDSLEVMKDLYLSMILSMTFALVFAVVLPVLTGTNPTMTVSAVIVMFVFVQTGFYLAIRSMAPYDPVWFHPVEYPSPIESKLNKSMVAGVGLSMLLVFITLGGMLGISPITLNDLFFMFDEVPLPLYAAAPITPMLIPGIAFRQEEQRIKDRDSEFPNFIRALGATEGAKQSTTGAVLRTLRKKDFGALSPNIDNLYKRLNMRIEPTSAWRFFTADCRSYLIQTFSEMYLIGREMGGSPKQLGELISENMNQVLQLRQKRKQAATTLVGLLYGMTAASTFAFFIGLQVVNILADMSLNLSTGSRLDAASLINTSVYNIPLIEFLLIIIIMFGAMLSSLMIRTVDGGHNANTYMHFVILTWIGAITGTFTKWLVSQFLAI